The following coding sequences are from one Candidatus Equadaptatus faecalis window:
- a CDS encoding YvcK family protein — protein sequence MPAFACGFVLALLLAVLVARLFRGRTKKMLLGKAKIIGNAIGANSSAMPDIVTIGGGTGLSTLLSGLKAYTRNITAVVAVTDEGGSSGRLRSEWGMLPPGDIRNCIVALAENDSSLNALLNYRFDRGELQGHSLGNLMLLAATELKGDFQRAVEELNKLLAIRGRVLPVTTENIKLKGIARGGEELSGELEISNNGSRLEKLWIEPSSAKPVEAVKEAIKNADLVVLGPGSLFTSVMPNLLLKEIVELLRETRVPVVYIANLVTQPKETEGMNILAHVDWIAGVTGSVPDYLLANQAPVPEEFLKRYGKIGAEPLYLSAKEEKYLSSLGTKVIYGNYIAVKDGKYLRHNAQNLAETIMLLAREYKERKGG from the coding sequence ATGCCTGCTTTTGCGTGCGGATTTGTTCTTGCCCTGCTGCTTGCTGTTCTTGTCGCACGTCTTTTCCGCGGCAGGACAAAAAAAATGCTGCTCGGCAAAGCCAAAATTATTGGAAATGCAATAGGTGCGAATTCTTCCGCAATGCCGGACATAGTCACCATAGGCGGGGGAACCGGTCTTTCAACGCTTCTGTCCGGACTTAAAGCCTATACGAGAAACATAACGGCGGTTGTCGCCGTTACCGACGAGGGCGGAAGTTCGGGAAGACTGCGCAGTGAATGGGGAATGCTGCCTCCCGGTGATATACGCAACTGCATTGTTGCCCTTGCGGAAAACGACAGTTCGCTGAACGCGCTTCTGAATTACCGTTTTGACAGAGGCGAACTGCAGGGACACAGTCTCGGCAATTTAATGCTGCTTGCGGCTACGGAGCTGAAAGGCGATTTTCAGCGCGCTGTTGAAGAACTTAATAAACTGCTTGCGATAAGGGGCAGGGTTCTGCCGGTTACTACGGAGAATATTAAACTCAAAGGCATTGCGCGAGGCGGTGAAGAACTCAGCGGGGAACTTGAGATTTCAAACAACGGAAGCCGTCTGGAAAAGCTTTGGATAGAGCCGTCGTCCGCAAAGCCTGTCGAAGCGGTCAAGGAAGCGATTAAAAACGCGGATCTTGTAGTTTTGGGCCCCGGAAGTCTTTTTACGAGCGTAATGCCTAATCTTCTGCTTAAAGAAATCGTTGAGCTTCTGCGTGAAACAAGAGTTCCTGTTGTCTACATCGCAAATCTCGTTACGCAGCCCAAAGAAACTGAAGGCATGAACATCCTTGCCCACGTTGACTGGATTGCTGGGGTTACAGGCTCTGTTCCGGATTATCTGCTTGCAAACCAGGCGCCCGTGCCCGAGGAATTTCTGAAACGTTACGGGAAGATAGGGGCTGAGCCGCTTTATCTTTCGGCAAAAGAGGAAAAATATCTCAGTTCGCTCGGCACAAAAGTTATATACGGCAATTATATCGCTGTCAAAGACGGAAAATATCTGCGGCACAACGCGCAGAACCTTGCAGAAACGATTATGCTGCTTGCCAGGGAGTATAAAGAGCGTAAAGGCGGCTGA
- the whiA gene encoding DNA-binding protein WhiA — translation MNSLNKDLWYEWSSVKACRPYEDEMYGILCGLPQTEMTEGAMFQTARLFVYRRLLALWGKIAAADRSIFIDDIKLVSSQQNGKIFFFVHGRAIEKICSGASGFDAGRKRFWSWGRGFFGSTGSLYIPKTGYYLVMRFPQNGHEEEMLELLWLAKINASVRTKNSNTEIILRDRQQIVDFIGWTGCVNTVLALEDKSIMRETQNVQNRMMNCDMANIGKTAQTAAKQLQLIKRLEEEDAFGKLPEALKELIGLRKEYPEATLCELGKKLSRPIGKSTVEYRWKKIYKLASQILKGEGTNVLREG, via the coding sequence ATGAACAGTCTCAACAAGGATTTATGGTATGAATGGAGCAGCGTGAAAGCCTGCAGACCGTACGAAGACGAAATGTACGGCATACTTTGCGGCCTGCCGCAGACAGAAATGACGGAAGGAGCAATGTTTCAGACTGCCAGACTTTTTGTCTACAGAAGGCTGCTTGCGCTGTGGGGAAAAATCGCTGCCGCGGACAGAAGCATTTTTATAGACGATATCAAGCTTGTTTCGAGTCAGCAGAACGGGAAAATATTTTTCTTCGTGCACGGGAGGGCGATTGAAAAAATATGCAGCGGCGCGTCAGGCTTTGACGCCGGCAGAAAACGTTTCTGGTCGTGGGGACGGGGTTTTTTCGGAAGTACGGGTTCCCTGTACATTCCGAAAACAGGCTATTATCTTGTAATGCGTTTTCCGCAGAACGGACATGAAGAAGAGATGCTTGAGCTTCTGTGGCTGGCTAAAATAAACGCATCCGTGCGGACGAAAAACAGCAACACGGAAATTATCCTCAGGGACAGACAGCAGATTGTAGATTTTATCGGCTGGACGGGCTGTGTGAACACTGTTCTCGCTCTCGAAGACAAATCAATAATGCGCGAAACGCAGAATGTGCAGAACAGAATGATGAACTGCGACATGGCAAACATAGGCAAAACCGCTCAAACAGCGGCAAAACAGCTGCAGCTGATAAAACGGCTTGAGGAAGAGGACGCTTTCGGAAAGCTTCCGGAGGCTCTGAAAGAGCTGATTGGACTTAGGAAAGAATATCCTGAAGCAACTTTATGCGAACTTGGCAAAAAATTATCACGTCCAATCGGCAAAAGTACGGTAGAATATAGGTGGAAGAAAATCTATAAACTGGCTTCTCAAATCTTGAAGGGAGAGGGTACCAATGTACTTAGGGAAGGTTGA
- the rapZ gene encoding RNase adapter RapZ, translating to MENSQVKKCVIITGMSGGGKSSALTVFEDQGYYAIDNLPPTLLPQLISVLENNQAAVTCGVAAVVDVREEKLLDDLHKVVDVLRNEMEALKIIYVDAADSTLVRRFETTRRRHPLSENSTLLESIAAERTLLADIKKSADAVIDTSELTTGDFKSKLLDIAGVAREKTVVLLSSFGFKNGIPQDADYVIDVRFLPNPNYVPELHDLSGRDAEVKEYFSKYGDFAAFIEKALAMLSFVVPVYGNTGKRHLHIAIGCTGGRHRSVAVCEKLAEELANGDNKVVVNHRDINKENLW from the coding sequence ATGGAAAACAGCCAGGTTAAAAAATGCGTAATCATAACGGGAATGTCAGGAGGAGGAAAATCCTCCGCACTGACCGTTTTTGAGGATCAGGGTTATTATGCAATAGACAATCTTCCGCCTACCCTGCTTCCGCAGCTTATAAGCGTTCTTGAGAACAATCAGGCCGCAGTCACCTGCGGGGTGGCGGCGGTTGTTGACGTGCGCGAGGAAAAACTGCTTGACGATTTGCACAAGGTTGTTGACGTGCTCAGAAACGAAATGGAAGCATTAAAAATTATCTATGTGGATGCTGCCGATTCAACACTTGTAAGACGTTTTGAAACAACGCGGCGCAGGCATCCGCTTTCGGAAAATTCCACGCTGCTTGAAAGTATAGCGGCGGAACGAACCCTGCTTGCTGATATAAAGAAAAGCGCCGACGCGGTTATAGACACGTCCGAGCTGACAACCGGCGATTTCAAAAGCAAACTGCTGGATATCGCTGGTGTCGCGCGTGAAAAAACCGTTGTTCTGCTCAGTTCGTTCGGTTTTAAAAACGGAATTCCGCAGGATGCCGACTACGTTATTGACGTTCGTTTCCTTCCGAACCCGAACTATGTTCCCGAACTTCATGACCTTTCCGGACGCGACGCGGAAGTGAAAGAATATTTTTCAAAATACGGTGATTTTGCCGCTTTTATAGAAAAAGCGCTGGCAATGCTTTCCTTCGTAGTTCCGGTTTACGGAAACACGGGCAAAAGACACCTGCACATTGCAATTGGCTGCACCGGCGGAAGACACAGGTCTGTCGCAGTATGCGAGAAGCTTGCTGAAGAACTTGCGAACGGAGACAATAAAGTGGTAGTCAACCACAGGGACATCAACAAGGAGAATTTGTGGTAA